A genomic segment from Pseudoxanthomonas sp. CF385 encodes:
- the yegS gene encoding lipid kinase YegS translates to MSAPRWRLILNGKSAGDDALREAVGTMREAGIALDVRVTWEDGDAERYVAEAIADGVDTVIAAGGDGTLSEVATTLAHRDEAAEALPSLGLLPMGTANDFATAAGIPEDPLPALQLVRDAAAVPLDLLRIDADDGTHWCANLASGGFGTEVTVETDEGLKKMLGGLAYLITGIAKLGRIEPVRARVRGPAFEWEGDFIALGLGNGRQAGGGQALCPDAWVDDGQLDLTIVPELSGEVAATVGTLVKDGKHAALDRVAVRTRLTSVELTAEAPFTLNLDGEPVQSRRFRVDCVPGRVRMHLPADCPLRR, encoded by the coding sequence ATGTCCGCACCCCGCTGGCGCCTGATCCTCAATGGAAAATCCGCCGGCGACGACGCCCTGCGCGAGGCCGTGGGCACGATGCGCGAGGCGGGCATCGCGTTGGACGTGCGCGTCACCTGGGAAGACGGCGATGCCGAGCGCTATGTCGCCGAGGCCATCGCCGATGGCGTGGACACGGTGATCGCGGCCGGCGGCGACGGCACTTTGAGCGAAGTGGCGACCACGCTGGCGCATCGGGATGAAGCCGCCGAGGCGCTGCCCTCGCTGGGTCTGCTTCCCATGGGGACCGCGAACGATTTCGCCACGGCGGCCGGCATTCCCGAAGACCCACTGCCCGCCCTGCAGTTGGTTCGCGACGCGGCCGCCGTGCCGCTCGACCTGCTGCGCATCGACGCCGACGACGGCACCCACTGGTGCGCGAACCTGGCCAGCGGCGGCTTCGGCACCGAGGTGACCGTGGAAACGGATGAGGGCCTGAAAAAGATGCTCGGCGGTCTGGCATACCTGATCACAGGCATCGCCAAGCTCGGGCGCATCGAACCCGTGCGCGCCCGGGTGCGTGGCCCGGCGTTCGAGTGGGAAGGCGATTTCATCGCCCTCGGTCTCGGCAACGGGCGGCAGGCCGGCGGCGGCCAGGCCTTGTGCCCGGACGCGTGGGTCGACGACGGACAGCTGGACCTGACCATCGTCCCCGAGCTGTCGGGCGAGGTCGCCGCGACCGTCGGCACGCTGGTCAAGGACGGCAAGCACGCCGCCCTGGACCGGGTGGCCGTGCGGACGCGATTGACCTCGGTGGAACTGACCGCCGAGGCGCCGTTCACGCTCAATCTGGACGGCGAACCGGTGCAGTCGCGGCGCTTCCGCGTGGACTGCGTGCCGGGCCGGGTCCGCATGCACCTGCCGGCCGATTGCCCCTTGCGGAGGTAG
- a CDS encoding Mpo1-like protein produces the protein MNATAQRPVDRWFASYSGDHVNETNQLIHVFAVPMILWTVVALLWCIPVFGTWVKSGMWAALAMFGAWMYYYKLSRPLGFGMLAIFIAMAWLTRWLESLLGLKNLFFLAVTVFVVAWIAQFIGHKIEGKKPSFLTDLTYLLIGPVWVLSKFYRKMGWKY, from the coding sequence ATGAACGCGACCGCGCAACGTCCGGTGGACCGCTGGTTCGCCAGTTACTCCGGCGACCACGTCAACGAGACCAACCAGCTGATCCACGTCTTCGCCGTGCCCATGATCCTGTGGACGGTGGTCGCCCTGCTGTGGTGCATCCCGGTGTTCGGCACCTGGGTGAAGTCCGGCATGTGGGCGGCGCTGGCCATGTTCGGCGCGTGGATGTACTACTACAAGCTGTCGCGCCCGCTGGGCTTCGGCATGCTGGCGATCTTCATCGCGATGGCCTGGCTGACCCGCTGGCTGGAGAGCCTGCTGGGGCTGAAGAACCTGTTCTTCCTCGCGGTGACCGTATTCGTAGTCGCGTGGATCGCCCAGTTCATCGGCCACAAGATCGAAGGCAAGAAGCCGAGTTTCCTGACCGACCTCACCTACCTGCTGATCGGGCCGGTATGGGTGCTCAGCAAGTTCTACCGGAAGATGGGCTGGAAGTACTGA
- a CDS encoding Na+/H+ antiporter subunit G, giving the protein MSWVFAILLVLLLAVGSFFILVGSFSLVKLSEFFKRLHGPTKASTLGVGCVLIASIGYHALSGTDPQPRELLITAFLFITAPISAHLMAKAALSLHMAERPPMPGGEPPEPIDAIDEGARPDA; this is encoded by the coding sequence ATGAGCTGGGTTTTCGCCATCCTGCTGGTGCTGCTGCTGGCCGTGGGCAGCTTCTTCATCCTCGTGGGCTCCTTCAGCCTGGTGAAGCTGTCGGAGTTCTTCAAGCGCCTGCACGGGCCGACCAAGGCCAGCACGCTGGGCGTGGGCTGCGTGCTGATCGCATCGATCGGCTACCACGCGCTGTCGGGCACGGACCCGCAGCCGCGCGAATTGTTGATCACGGCCTTCCTCTTCATCACCGCGCCGATCAGCGCGCACCTGATGGCGAAGGCCGCGCTGTCGCTGCACATGGCCGAGCGCCCACCGATGCCGGGCGGCGAACCGCCGGAACCCATCGATGCGATCGACGAAGGCGCTCGCCCGGATGCCTGA
- a CDS encoding SMR family transporter, translated as MNAYVYLALAIAAEVIATSALKASEGFTRTGPSLLVAAGYGVAFYFLSLTLKTVPVGVAYAIWSGAGIVLIALIGWVVLKQPLDLPAMIGMGLIVAGVLVIQLFSKAAAH; from the coding sequence ATGAACGCCTACGTCTATCTCGCCCTGGCCATCGCCGCCGAGGTCATCGCCACCAGCGCCCTGAAAGCCTCCGAGGGCTTCACCCGGACGGGCCCGTCGCTGCTGGTCGCCGCCGGTTACGGCGTGGCGTTCTACTTCCTGTCGCTGACCCTCAAGACGGTGCCCGTCGGCGTGGCCTACGCCATCTGGTCGGGCGCGGGCATCGTGCTGATCGCGCTGATCGGCTGGGTGGTGCTGAAGCAGCCGCTGGATCTGCCGGCGATGATCGGGATGGGCCTGATCGTCGCCGGGGTGCTGGTGATCCAGCTGTTCTCCAAAGCCGCGGCGCACTGA
- a CDS encoding phosphoribosylaminoimidazolesuccinocarboxamide synthase encodes MPTTLLQSDLPGLTLRHRGKVRDVFDLPRDRLPADAPAGDCLLMVATDRLSAFDVVLPDPIPGKGEMLCQISNFWFAKTAHLMPNHLTGIDVASVLPAGVDASLYAKRAVVTKKLKPVPVEAIARGYLIGSGWKDYQRTGKVSGIELPDGLRQAEKLAEPIFTPSTKAAVGDHDENIDFDAMVKTVGAELAERVRDATLRIYRFAADFAAERGILLADTKFEFGTDEDGRLYIMDEMLTPDSSRYWPADQYEVGTSPPSYDKQFVRDYLETLDWNKTAPGPSLPAEVIERTRAKYAEALQKLAGILVD; translated from the coding sequence GTGCCCACGACGTTGCTCCAATCCGATCTGCCCGGCCTCACCCTGCGCCACCGCGGCAAGGTCCGCGACGTGTTCGACCTGCCCCGCGACCGCCTGCCTGCCGATGCTCCGGCCGGCGACTGTTTGTTGATGGTGGCCACCGATCGCCTTTCCGCGTTCGACGTGGTGCTGCCCGACCCGATTCCCGGCAAGGGCGAAATGCTCTGCCAGATCTCGAACTTCTGGTTCGCCAAGACGGCGCACCTGATGCCCAACCACCTGACCGGCATCGACGTCGCCTCGGTGCTGCCCGCCGGCGTGGACGCCTCGCTGTACGCCAAGCGCGCGGTGGTGACGAAGAAGCTCAAGCCCGTGCCGGTGGAAGCCATCGCACGCGGCTACCTGATCGGCAGCGGCTGGAAGGATTACCAGCGCACCGGCAAGGTCAGTGGCATCGAACTGCCCGACGGCCTGCGCCAGGCCGAGAAGCTGGCCGAGCCGATCTTCACCCCGTCGACCAAGGCCGCCGTCGGCGACCACGACGAGAACATCGACTTCGACGCCATGGTGAAGACCGTCGGCGCCGAACTGGCCGAGCGCGTGCGCGACGCCACGCTGCGCATCTACCGCTTCGCTGCCGATTTCGCGGCCGAGCGCGGCATCCTGTTGGCCGACACCAAGTTCGAGTTCGGTACGGACGAAGACGGGCGGCTCTACATCATGGACGAGATGCTGACGCCGGATTCCTCGCGCTACTGGCCTGCGGACCAGTACGAGGTCGGCACCAGCCCGCCCAGCTACGACAAGCAGTTCGTGCGCGACTACCTGGAAACGCTGGACTGGAACAAGACCGCGCCCGGCCCGTCGCTGCCGGCCGAAGTCATCGAGCGCACGCGCGCGAAGTACGCCGAAGCGCTGCAGAAGCTCGCCGGCATCCTCGTCGACTGA
- a CDS encoding Na+/H+ antiporter subunit E: MVAIWRKRWLPSLPLSATVFCFWLLMNDDISVGQVVMALVLALVIPVFAARLDREFARIGRLRSVPRMLGVLLLDIVQANVTVALQVLGPERKITPGFIWVPLDIGNIHGIAALTSIITLTPGTVSSALSDDRRHLLVHVLNLEDADEVIRQIKTRYEAPLMEIFP, translated from the coding sequence ATGGTCGCGATCTGGCGCAAGCGCTGGCTGCCGTCGCTGCCGCTGAGCGCGACGGTGTTCTGCTTCTGGCTGCTGATGAACGACGATATCAGCGTAGGCCAGGTGGTGATGGCCCTGGTACTGGCCCTGGTGATCCCGGTCTTCGCTGCTAGGCTGGACCGTGAGTTCGCGCGGATCGGCCGCTTGCGCAGCGTGCCGCGCATGCTGGGCGTGCTGCTGCTGGACATCGTGCAGGCCAATGTCACCGTCGCCCTTCAGGTGCTGGGCCCGGAGCGCAAGATCACGCCCGGTTTCATCTGGGTGCCGCTGGACATCGGGAACATCCACGGCATCGCGGCATTGACCAGCATCATCACGCTGACGCCGGGCACGGTATCGTCGGCGCTGTCGGACGACCGCCGCCATCTGCTGGTGCATGTCCTCAACCTGGAGGATGCCGACGAGGTGATCCGGCAGATCAAGACGCGCTACGAAGCGCCGCTGATGGAGATCTTCCCATGA
- a CDS encoding NAD-dependent epimerase/dehydratase family protein has translation MRSTKALARMPDVAPRTALVFGASGQIGAALLARLAGGGWQVLAVSRTPRAPSVGVTWLKGEFGNIEGLPAAVDAIFSAGPLDAFSRWYTQGSVGTSRVVAFGSTSLDTKQASGDAHERDIVARLQAAEHAVFETASARGAAATLLRPTLVYGAGRDQTLARIAAMARRTGFFVLPRGATGRRQPVHVDDLAHAAMAVVDATASHGRAYALPGGETLAYRDMVARTLAGLSPPARLWELPMPLFRTLLGVARAAGAMRGLSDDAVARMREDLVFDAAPACRDFGYAPRAFVVDARALGENGR, from the coding sequence ATGCGATCGACGAAGGCGCTCGCCCGGATGCCTGACGTGGCGCCGCGCACGGCGTTGGTGTTCGGTGCCAGCGGCCAGATCGGGGCGGCCTTGCTGGCGCGACTGGCGGGCGGGGGCTGGCAGGTGTTGGCGGTATCGCGCACGCCGCGCGCGCCGTCCGTCGGGGTGACCTGGCTGAAGGGCGAATTCGGCAACATCGAAGGTTTGCCGGCTGCGGTGGATGCCATCTTCAGCGCCGGACCGCTGGACGCCTTCTCGCGGTGGTACACGCAAGGATCCGTCGGAACGTCGCGCGTGGTGGCGTTCGGCTCCACCAGCCTGGATACCAAGCAGGCCTCCGGCGACGCCCACGAGCGCGACATCGTTGCGCGGCTGCAGGCGGCGGAGCATGCCGTGTTCGAGACCGCATCCGCACGCGGTGCCGCCGCGACCCTGCTGCGCCCCACGCTGGTCTATGGCGCAGGACGGGACCAGACCCTGGCGCGCATCGCCGCGATGGCGCGGCGCACGGGTTTCTTCGTCCTGCCACGCGGCGCGACGGGGCGACGCCAACCGGTGCACGTCGACGATCTGGCGCACGCGGCGATGGCGGTGGTGGACGCGACGGCCTCGCACGGCCGCGCGTACGCGTTGCCCGGCGGCGAAACGCTGGCCTATCGCGACATGGTGGCGCGCACGCTGGCAGGGCTGTCGCCACCGGCAAGGCTGTGGGAGCTGCCGATGCCGCTGTTCCGCACGCTGCTGGGCGTCGCGCGGGCGGCGGGGGCGATGCGCGGGCTTAGCGACGACGCGGTGGCCCGCATGCGCGAGGATCTGGTCTTCGATGCGGCGCCGGCATGCCGCGACTTCGGCTATGCGCCGCGCGCGTTCGTGGTCGACGCGCGCGCGCTGGGCGAAAACGGCCGCTGA
- a CDS encoding DnaJ domain-containing protein yields MKRWYGKLLGFVAGWLLMRHPLGGLVGLIIGHAFDEDWFKLSRDNPYRVFDLTSDASDAEVDQAYRRLISQYHPDKMAGAADDLRRQAEQKAGEINAAYDRIKTLRKRK; encoded by the coding sequence ATGAAGCGCTGGTACGGAAAACTGCTGGGATTCGTGGCCGGTTGGCTGCTGATGCGCCATCCGTTGGGCGGCCTGGTGGGCCTGATCATCGGCCATGCCTTCGACGAGGACTGGTTCAAGCTCAGCCGCGACAACCCGTACCGCGTGTTCGACCTGACCAGCGACGCCAGCGATGCCGAAGTCGACCAGGCCTATCGCCGGCTGATCTCGCAGTACCACCCCGACAAGATGGCCGGCGCCGCAGACGACCTGCGCCGCCAGGCCGAACAGAAAGCCGGCGAGATCAACGCCGCCTACGACCGCATCAAGACCCTGCGCAAGCGCAAGTGA
- a CDS encoding K+/H+ antiporter subunit F: MTPQSLVMYAVVGAMHVVGIAMLLALFRLARGPSVPDRILALDTLFVAAIAQLMLFGMYLGTAVYFEAALIIAMLGFVGTVVLSKYVLRRDIVE, from the coding sequence ATGACCCCGCAGAGCCTGGTGATGTACGCCGTGGTGGGTGCGATGCATGTCGTCGGCATCGCCATGCTGCTGGCGTTGTTCCGGTTGGCGCGCGGGCCGAGCGTGCCCGACCGCATCCTCGCGCTCGACACGCTCTTCGTCGCCGCCATCGCGCAGCTGATGCTGTTCGGCATGTACCTGGGCACGGCGGTGTACTTCGAAGCGGCGTTGATCATCGCGATGCTGGGTTTCGTCGGCACGGTGGTGCTGAGCAAGTACGTGCTGCGCCGGGACATCGTCGAATGA
- the rpe gene encoding ribulose-phosphate 3-epimerase has protein sequence MSNCIIAPSILSANFARLGEEVDNVLKAGADWVHFDVMDNHYVPNLTIGPMVCSALRKHGVTAPIDVHLMVEPVDRIVPDFAEAGASIISFHPEASKHVHRTIQLIKSLGCKAGLVLNPGTPVEVLDWVLPELDLVLLMSVNPGFGGQAFIPSALDKLRAVRAMIDKTGKDIRLEIDGGVKADNIGQIAAAGADAFVAGSAIFNAPDYKDVIERMRAAVAEARGA, from the coding sequence ATGTCGAACTGCATCATCGCCCCGTCCATCCTGTCCGCGAACTTCGCCCGCCTGGGCGAGGAAGTCGACAACGTGCTGAAGGCCGGCGCCGACTGGGTGCACTTCGACGTGATGGACAACCACTACGTACCCAACCTGACCATCGGCCCGATGGTGTGCAGCGCACTGCGCAAGCATGGCGTCACCGCGCCGATCGACGTGCACCTGATGGTGGAGCCGGTGGACCGGATCGTGCCGGATTTCGCCGAGGCCGGCGCCAGCATCATCAGCTTCCACCCGGAAGCGTCGAAGCACGTGCACCGCACGATCCAGCTGATCAAGTCGCTCGGTTGCAAGGCCGGCCTGGTGCTCAACCCGGGTACGCCGGTGGAGGTGCTGGACTGGGTGCTGCCGGAGCTCGACCTGGTGCTGCTGATGTCGGTGAACCCGGGCTTCGGCGGCCAGGCGTTCATCCCGTCGGCGCTGGACAAGCTGCGCGCGGTGCGCGCGATGATCGACAAGACCGGCAAGGACATCCGCCTGGAAATCGACGGCGGCGTGAAGGCCGACAACATCGGCCAGATCGCGGCGGCCGGTGCGGACGCCTTCGTCGCTGGTTCGGCGATCTTCAATGCACCGGACTACAAGGACGTGATCGAGCGCATGCGCGCTGCGGTCGCCGAAGCGCGCGGCGCCTGA
- the trpE gene encoding anthranilate synthase component I, giving the protein MISHDQFQQFAAEGHSRIPVVREVLSDLDTPLSVYLKLADAPHTYLFESVEGGERFGRYSIIGLPVRRVATFRGHTLQVHDHGDLVETRDVADPFAEVEALRAAYRVPKLEGLPGFTGGLVGWFGFECIGYIEPRLATGEKPDELGTPDILLMLSEEVAVFDNLKGRLYLIVHADPREPDAWDAAQARLDALTAKLRQPGSYPTPITRDVLDESHFVSGFTHDGFIAAVEQSKEYIRAGDIFQVVLSQRLSVPFNARPVDVYRALRALNPSPYMYFLDVGDVQVVGSSPEILVRLEQGEVTVRPIAGTRPRGKTHDEDLALEAELLADPKERAEHLMLIDLGRNDTGRVSEAGTVQVGEQFVIERYSHVMHIVSEVTGKLLPGLSYADVLRATFPAGTVSGAPKIRALEVIRELEPIKRNVYAGSIGYIGWHGDADTAIAIRTAVIKDGRLHVQAGAGIVYDSDPEKEWDETMNKGRALFRAVAEAAKGL; this is encoded by the coding sequence TTGATCTCGCACGACCAGTTCCAGCAGTTCGCTGCTGAAGGCCACAGCCGCATCCCCGTTGTCCGTGAAGTGCTGTCCGACCTGGACACGCCGCTTTCGGTCTACCTGAAACTCGCCGACGCGCCGCATACCTACCTGTTCGAGTCGGTGGAAGGCGGCGAGCGTTTCGGCCGCTATTCCATCATCGGCCTGCCCGTGCGCCGCGTGGCCACCTTTCGGGGCCACACCTTGCAGGTCCACGACCATGGCGACCTGGTCGAGACGCGCGACGTCGCCGACCCTTTCGCCGAAGTCGAAGCGCTGCGTGCCGCCTACAGGGTGCCGAAGCTCGAAGGTCTGCCCGGGTTCACCGGCGGCCTGGTCGGCTGGTTCGGCTTCGAATGCATCGGTTACATCGAACCGCGGCTGGCGACCGGCGAGAAGCCCGATGAACTCGGCACGCCCGATATCCTGCTGATGCTGTCGGAAGAGGTCGCGGTCTTCGACAATCTCAAGGGCCGGCTTTACCTGATCGTGCACGCCGATCCGCGCGAGCCCGACGCGTGGGACGCGGCGCAGGCACGGCTGGACGCGTTGACCGCCAAGCTGCGCCAGCCCGGTTCGTACCCCACGCCGATCACCCGCGACGTGCTGGACGAAAGCCACTTCGTCTCCGGTTTCACCCACGACGGTTTCATCGCCGCGGTCGAGCAGTCGAAGGAATACATCCGCGCCGGCGATATCTTCCAGGTGGTGCTCAGCCAGCGGCTGAGCGTGCCATTCAATGCGCGTCCGGTGGACGTCTATCGCGCGCTGCGCGCGCTGAATCCGTCGCCGTACATGTACTTCCTTGATGTCGGGGATGTGCAGGTGGTGGGTTCCTCGCCGGAAATCCTCGTGCGACTGGAGCAGGGCGAGGTCACGGTCCGCCCGATCGCCGGCACGCGCCCGCGCGGCAAGACCCACGACGAGGATCTGGCGCTGGAAGCCGAGCTGCTGGCCGATCCCAAGGAGCGCGCCGAGCACCTGATGCTGATCGATCTGGGTCGCAACGATACCGGTCGCGTGTCGGAAGCCGGCACCGTGCAGGTCGGCGAGCAGTTCGTCATCGAACGCTACAGCCACGTCATGCACATCGTCAGCGAAGTCACGGGCAAACTGCTGCCCGGCCTGAGCTACGCCGACGTGCTGCGCGCGACGTTCCCGGCAGGCACCGTCAGCGGCGCGCCGAAGATCCGTGCACTGGAAGTGATCCGCGAGCTGGAGCCGATCAAGCGCAATGTCTATGCCGGCAGCATCGGCTACATCGGCTGGCACGGCGACGCCGACACCGCCATCGCCATCCGTACCGCCGTCATCAAGGACGGCCGACTGCACGTGCAGGCCGGTGCCGGCATCGTCTACGACTCTGACCCCGAGAAGGAATGGGACGAGACGATGAACAAGGGCCGCGCCCTGTTCCGCGCGGTCGCCGAAGCGGCGAAGGGGTTGTGA
- a CDS encoding monovalent cation/H+ antiporter subunit D — protein MSHLPILPVLIPLFAASIALFFEHRRFGMVPQRIVAWLSVAAMLGVSGMLVAQAATGQVQVYLLGDWPARLGIVLMVDRLSALMVLVGLLLGAACLLHACAGWDRRAPHFHAFFQFQLMGLNGAFLTGDIFNLFVFFEVLLISSYGLMLSGGRGERLRAGLHYVTFNIAASTLFLIALGLLYGLLGSLNMAELSARVSQLPAGDVALVQAAAGLLFVVFCAKAALLPMYFWLPETYTHAPAAVAGLFAIMTKVGLYAVLRLGTLSFGAAGPLDGFAWPALLALGAATLVLAALGVLAANRLRALAAYLVLGSAATLFVAFSLHTAGTVSAGLYYLVHSSFAGAALFLLADVIRRRRGRAGDRKDVIAALPRKTVPGLLFLVAAVSLAGLPPLSGFIGKLLLLGAVPEGPRTFWVWLLVLGTSFLMLVGLARAGTRLFWRTEPWPDASAETRAAFTPAGDLAHAPSRPLETAAIVLLLGYGVALVLAASPLLDYTRATAAQLQSPGDYVRQVRAALPTLREP, from the coding sequence ATGAGCCACCTGCCCATCCTCCCGGTCCTGATCCCGCTGTTCGCCGCGTCGATCGCGCTGTTCTTCGAGCATCGCCGCTTCGGCATGGTGCCGCAGCGGATCGTGGCCTGGTTGTCGGTGGCCGCGATGCTGGGCGTGTCCGGCATGCTGGTCGCGCAGGCGGCCACCGGCCAGGTCCAGGTCTACCTGCTCGGCGACTGGCCGGCGCGGTTGGGCATCGTGCTGATGGTCGACCGCCTGTCCGCGCTGATGGTGCTGGTGGGCCTGCTGCTCGGTGCGGCGTGCCTGCTGCACGCCTGCGCGGGCTGGGACCGGCGTGCGCCGCACTTCCACGCATTCTTCCAGTTCCAGCTGATGGGCCTGAACGGCGCGTTCCTGACCGGCGACATCTTCAACCTGTTCGTGTTCTTCGAGGTGCTGCTGATCTCGTCGTACGGGTTGATGCTCAGTGGCGGCCGCGGCGAGCGCCTGCGCGCGGGCCTGCACTACGTGACGTTCAACATCGCGGCGTCGACGCTGTTCCTGATCGCGCTGGGCCTGCTGTACGGCCTGCTGGGTTCGCTGAACATGGCGGAGCTGTCGGCGCGGGTGTCGCAGCTGCCGGCCGGAGACGTGGCGCTGGTGCAGGCCGCCGCCGGCCTGCTGTTCGTGGTCTTCTGCGCGAAGGCTGCGCTGTTGCCGATGTATTTCTGGTTGCCGGAAACCTACACGCACGCGCCGGCGGCGGTCGCCGGCCTGTTCGCCATCATGACCAAGGTGGGCCTCTACGCGGTATTGCGGCTGGGCACGCTGAGTTTCGGCGCGGCCGGGCCGCTGGACGGCTTCGCGTGGCCGGCGCTGCTGGCGCTCGGTGCCGCCACGCTGGTGCTCGCCGCGCTCGGCGTGTTGGCGGCCAACCGGCTGCGCGCATTGGCGGCCTATCTCGTGCTGGGCTCGGCCGCGACGCTGTTCGTCGCGTTCTCGCTGCATACCGCGGGCACCGTCAGCGCGGGGCTGTACTACCTCGTGCACAGCAGTTTCGCCGGCGCGGCGCTGTTCCTGCTGGCAGACGTGATCCGCCGCCGCCGCGGCCGCGCGGGGGACCGCAAGGACGTCATCGCCGCGCTGCCGCGCAAGACCGTGCCGGGCCTGTTGTTCCTGGTCGCGGCGGTGTCGCTGGCGGGCCTGCCGCCGCTGTCGGGCTTCATCGGCAAGCTGCTGTTGCTCGGCGCCGTGCCGGAGGGCCCGCGCACCTTCTGGGTCTGGCTGCTGGTGCTCGGCACCAGCTTCCTGATGCTGGTGGGTCTGGCGCGCGCCGGCACGCGCCTGTTCTGGCGCACCGAACCGTGGCCGGATGCCAGTGCGGAAACACGTGCGGCGTTCACGCCTGCCGGCGACCTGGCGCACGCGCCTTCGCGACCGCTCGAGACCGCGGCCATCGTGCTGCTGCTGGGCTATGGGGTGGCGCTGGTGCTGGCGGCCTCGCCGCTGCTCGACTACACCCGGGCCACCGCCGCGCAACTGCAGTCGCCTGGCGACTATGTGCGGCAGGTGCGTGCTGCGCTGCCCACCCTGAGGGAGCCCTGA
- a CDS encoding aminodeoxychorismate/anthranilate synthase component II has product MLLMIDNYDSFTYNLVQYLQSLGAEVKVVRNDAMTVDEIAKLAPERIVISPGPCTPNEAGVSLEIIERLGATTPILGVCLGHQSLGQAYGGNVIRAGRIMHGKTSRIRHEGKGVFAGLPDAYEATRYHSLVVERSSLPDALEVTAWTENEDGSFEEIMGLRHRQFPVEGVQFHPESILTEHGHALLKNFLER; this is encoded by the coding sequence ATGCTGTTGATGATCGACAACTACGACAGCTTCACCTACAACCTCGTGCAGTACCTGCAGTCGCTGGGCGCCGAGGTGAAGGTGGTGCGCAATGATGCGATGACGGTGGACGAGATCGCGAAGCTCGCGCCCGAGCGCATCGTCATTTCGCCTGGCCCATGCACCCCGAACGAGGCCGGCGTCTCGCTGGAGATCATCGAGCGGCTGGGCGCCACCACGCCGATCCTCGGCGTGTGCCTGGGCCACCAGAGTCTCGGGCAGGCGTACGGCGGCAACGTCATCCGCGCGGGCCGCATCATGCATGGCAAGACGTCGCGCATCCGCCATGAGGGCAAGGGCGTCTTTGCCGGGTTGCCGGATGCCTACGAGGCCACGCGCTACCACTCGCTGGTGGTGGAGCGCAGCAGCCTGCCGGACGCACTGGAAGTCACCGCCTGGACCGAGAACGAGGACGGCAGCTTCGAGGAGATCATGGGGCTGCGCCATCGCCAGTTCCCGGTGGAAGGCGTGCAGTTCCACCCGGAGTCGATCCTGACCGAGCATGGGCACGCCCTGCTGAAGAACTTTCTCGAACGATGA
- a CDS encoding beta-eliminating lyase-related protein gives MEVATDNARISLRNDYSEGAHPRLLQALAVASAEVNRGYGLDVHSARAAALIRDRLGRDADIHFLAGGTQTNLVALAAFLRPHEAVIAPASGHIATHETGAIEASGHKVLTVATPDGKLSPALVGPCVDGHAGEHMVKPRVVYISNSTEWGTVYSAAELQALGVFCRDRDLLLYVDGARLASALTTPGNDVDLALLSTEADAFYIGGTKNGALLGEALVIVNPMLRADFRHIIKQRGAMLAKGMAVGAQFEALFEDGLYFVLATHANAMADRLREILHQAGVPLAVDSPSNQVFPVLPDAVVERLQQYVEFETWERRGDGSTVIRLMTSWATPESDIEAFAATFSSLYPASPAATAAPQAQGA, from the coding sequence ATGGAGGTCGCGACCGACAACGCCAGGATCAGCCTGCGCAACGACTACAGCGAGGGCGCGCATCCGCGCCTGCTGCAGGCCCTGGCCGTGGCGAGCGCCGAAGTCAATCGCGGTTACGGTCTCGACGTCCACAGCGCCCGCGCTGCCGCGCTGATCCGCGACCGCCTGGGTCGCGACGCCGACATCCATTTTCTCGCCGGCGGCACCCAGACCAATCTCGTTGCCCTGGCCGCATTCCTGCGTCCCCACGAAGCGGTGATCGCGCCGGCCAGCGGCCATATCGCCACGCACGAAACCGGTGCCATCGAGGCCAGCGGCCACAAGGTGCTGACGGTCGCCACGCCGGACGGCAAGCTGAGCCCGGCGCTGGTCGGGCCCTGCGTGGACGGTCACGCCGGCGAACACATGGTGAAGCCGCGAGTGGTCTACATCTCCAATTCCACCGAATGGGGTACAGTCTACAGCGCGGCGGAACTGCAGGCGCTGGGCGTGTTCTGCCGCGACCGCGACCTGCTGCTCTACGTCGATGGCGCGCGGCTTGCATCAGCGCTGACGACGCCGGGCAATGACGTGGATCTGGCGCTGCTGTCGACCGAGGCCGACGCGTTCTACATCGGCGGCACCAAGAACGGCGCGCTGCTGGGCGAAGCCCTGGTGATCGTGAACCCCATGCTGCGCGCCGACTTCCGCCACATCATCAAGCAGCGCGGCGCAATGCTGGCCAAGGGCATGGCGGTCGGCGCGCAGTTCGAGGCGCTGTTCGAAGACGGGCTGTACTTCGTGCTGGCGACGCACGCGAATGCCATGGCCGACCGGTTGCGGGAGATCCTGCACCAGGCCGGCGTGCCGCTGGCCGTCGACTCGCCCAGCAACCAGGTGTTCCCGGTGCTGCCGGACGCGGTGGTCGAGCGCCTGCAGCAGTACGTCGAGTTCGAAACCTGGGAGCGGCGTGGCGATGGCAGCACGGTGATCCGGCTGATGACGTCGTGGGCGACGCCGGAGTCCGACATCGAAGCGTTCGCCGCGACCTTTTCCTCGCTTTATCCGGCAAGTCCGGCCGCGACGGCCGCCCCGCAGGCACAAGGAGCCTGA